The genomic segment aggaTAATGGGGTTATTTACTATTTCACCTTTACATAGATGGACATATAAATTAGCATTAACCGATTAAATTAAATGTTGCGGATCCAATTCCAACTGAAGGTAGAATCTAACTGGTGATCTAATTTGTCCTTTTAAAGGTGATGATAACATCtatcagattttgaaaacaaaatggtggAAGTATCTTCTGATGGGCCTGACAGACGTGCAGGCAAACTACGTTGTAGTGAAGGCCTACCAGTACACTACCCTGACTAGCATACAGGTAAGCAGGTTTATGTGCATATAGATTGTGCCCACCTCATTCAGGTGTTATTATGACCTTCAGTGCAGTCTATTTCTACAGTGTATGTAGAAatttgaagaaaataaatgtaccCATTTCTGCCGGTAGTGAGATGGCAAGTTCCATTTCCATCCACTTGTTCACAGCAAACCTTCCCAGAGGCAATACAATTTGAAAAGGATAATAGGATTTGTACCAAGATATTATCATCATAATTTAATTGGAAATAACCACTGGAGACAAATGCTGATACAATTAAAGTAAACAAAGCAAGCTGCATGTTACAAAAAAGAGAAGGGAAGTGTGAAGGTCATACATATTGAGTCTTTTTGGTGATAGTCTCTTGCTTTGTATCTCCAGTAGCCAATGCCATGGTCCCCGGGCTCTAAGACAAAACATTTTTCCAAAGGAGAACTGGGTCTGAGTCCAAAAGAGGGGCACACAAGCACATTTAATCGTGTAATGAAAAACATAACTATTTTCAACCGAAAAGCAATGATCtatgtatataaaaaatataataataataatgcatcaaTCAAATTTACTCAACAAAAGAAACAAATCAAAATCCTGTCCAAATTGTATCCTGCATTTGTTTCTCTAACTCCACAAACTGTTGTGTGTGCCGTGGTTTTGTCATGCAGCTGCTGGACTGCTTTGTGATCCCGGTGCTGATGGTGCTGTCCTGGTTCCTACTGAAGACCCGCTACAGGCCCGTTCACTTCGTGgcggttagtgtgtgtctggtcgGGGTGGGAGCCATGGTTGGGGCGGATCTGATCGCGGGCCGAGACCAAGGATCCAGTAAGTTCTGTGTTTCTCAAtgtctcttcctcttctgtGCGTTTTTTAATGCCATTTATTCATGAGGCCAGCATTCTTCTTTTAAAAATCCTCCATTCCTCGGTTTAGTGGTACTAGGAAAAACTTGTTTTTTCTTAAAGATAAATTTTTCAAAATTGTTAGGCTTTATTCATGAAAGCAGTAAGAGTTAGACATGAAggtatgggggagagagaggggagggggcatgCTACAATTGGCCACGGGCTGAAAAACAAGTTTAATATAATCGTTACCTATTTACAACTATTTGCAGAAAATACAGTTACAAATATCCTTCAATAGCCCTTACAGAAAGCCCAAGTCAACATTTTATACTAGAGATACAAATGGCCTTGTATCCTGCTGTCCTGAGGAGTTCTCTGTTAGGACGGGATGTTTCCCATAACAGTGATGGATACCAGGCTCTGACTATTAAACCTACTGCTGGGTGAACAATAACATTGTGGACACCTCACACCGTCTCAGAGGCATATCTATTCCCTGGcaaaacttgttttttttttggggttaaATGTAATCCCGATACCTCTCCCCCCACACCGTTCCCTCTGTGTTCTAGCCACAAACGTCCTGCTGGGGGATGGCCTGGTCCTGCTCAGTGCCGCTCTCTACGCTTTGTCCAACGTAGGGCAGGAGTACACGGTGAAGAACCACAGTCGCGTGGAGTTTCTGGGCATGATGGGTCTCTTTGGTACCATCATCAGTGGCATACAGCTGTAAGCATCtatccattaaaaaaaatatataccctTAATAAGCCTAACCCTTCCTTCTCCataatgacaaaatgaacgCCTGTATCTAAATGAAATAATGAATTGTTCATTTAATTTGCTGCGATATGCCCTTCTCTGCGCCTCCATAGCTAAATACGCCATCTATTGGTGAAAAGCATGTGGGTGGTGATAGACCAACTGAGAGGAAAGTGTATATAAGGGGCCTTTAGAGTTAGTGCACCATAGTATCACTATTTATTATTCACAAGCTAGTTGGCGATGACAGCCCTCATCAAAAGTACATAGCTGACTGTATACTGAGCGATACGATTTTCCAACTTGTTTGATGTTGTGTTGATCTGCAGAGTTGTACTGGAAACTAGTGCTGTGGGTGCCATTAAGTGGGATACCAATATCAGTAAGTGGTCTTTACTGTCATGGAGATACATCGTTTATTAGATCAACATTTTAGACAAATTATTTTCAGCTATCTGATTATTGATTCATATAGCCTTGATAATGCCCTTTTCCTCACCTGATAAAGGCTGCAATAAAGTTTTGACTTTTCTGAATGGCCTGACTCCATATCTGCTTTACTACTGATCAGCGTCACTATTATGCATTTAGCAATGTATTTTGTCAATACACTTATTTTTCTATACCTCATGTTGAACGAGTGTCAGTATGTATCACCATTTATCAATCTTTGATGCCTTAGGGACTACAAAAATGTAAATCTCTTTTACAAATCGTTGAAAGCTAAAAGGCCCCCGGCCCTGCTAAaagtctctctctttcgctctctctctcccccctctccccctcagtgGTGCTTTTCGTGGGCTACGCGCTCTGCATGTACGGCCTCTACAGCGTCATGCCCACGGTAGTGAGGCTGACCAGCGCCACAGTAGTCAACCTCTCTCTGCTCACAGCGGACCTGTTCAGCCTCTTCTGcggcctcttcctcttccactaCACGGTGAGCCACAACATCCCTTTGGACGGATTTTGCAGAGAATCTCTCGGGATGCACAATTGGGGGTTTAAACTTTGCAATTCGGTTAAAAATAATGATTATAGTCGCCGCCATAGCACAAGTAGTTTGTAAGCTAAATTATAAATTTGGACATTTTACATTAAATGAAAAACTGAGCAAACTCTATCGCCATTTTGACCAGTGTTTGAAAAGTATTCATTCTCCACCTAGTCCTACTTCAAGTTTTTACCCTTCTAGTTTCTTTGGTTTTGATTGTAACACCATTGTTCTGCTCCCCAGTTCTCTGGGCTGTACATCCTCTCCTTCGTGGTCATCACACTGGGCTTCATCATGTTCAACGCCGTTCCCACGTACACTCTGATACCCCACGCAGACTCCAGAGAGGCTGGCCTCGACGAGCCGGTCGCGGCGCTTACAGAGCAGAGCCACGATGCCACTTCCAAATGCCTGCTGCCCCTGGCGGAGAAGGACTCGGAGAGCACAGTGGCAAGTGCGGCCATATTGCCTCCGGTCTAACCGGATCCACTATGGTTACTTAAGTATTTTAGATGGGATGTGCtgctggatgggggggggggtgtggggctAATAATGTAAGGCTTTTGCATTGCCTTATCACCGGATGGCCTGAGAGCTCTATCTTGGATGAGTTTGCTTTTCTAGTATACACTCTTTAAGATTGTTGACCAAAACAACTCCCACTTTAACTCCAGAGGTTTGATGTTTTATGTGCGTTTGCATATGTTCAGAACTCGGGATATCCTTGTTTATCACGTTACGACTGCAAAGacttgtttgttatttttaaaagtTCATTCTTCATTGTCACCTTTTTTTCTGGCTCGTTACTGAGTTTTAATAAGGTACAAAAATAATTTTTTACAAGTATGCCATATTTTACTAAggtatgtgtgtattttatgAGATACTTGAATTAGCTGTTtactattttatttgtattattattattattgagtcAAGCATTTCAACGCTGTTAGTTTACCCAAAGTTCTCATTGCCTACTTCTGTTGCGCCAATGTAGGCTTCATGTTATATTTGTGTTATGTTTGGTTGCCAAATGAAATttcaataaattgtattaataaactTTCTAAGCAAGTCCTGATTGGTTCTGTGACTTTCATTTGTGCCTATCTCTTATAACCTGTTCCTTCATTACCTGTGTGAAAATTTGCAATATTGCAATACTTTCAACCATTGATCAGTAGGCCTATGCATGATgcatataaatgaatggtccTCATGGTGCTGAAATTCATGAATGAACGTTACACAGTCATGAATACACACCACTGTTGAAAGAATGAAGTCTTGTTAAGGTATGCCTATACAGACTTCCCGATTACAAATCCTGGTATCTGAAACCATTTGGTCTGGATGGATAGGCTCTACTAAATCTTGTTTCGACACATTCTGTCCAACATTCCCGCGCTCTGAACGCACACGAACGGTTAAAAAGCCGAAAGACAAACGAA from the Gadus macrocephalus chromosome 7, ASM3116895v1 genome contains:
- the LOC132461692 gene encoding solute carrier family 35 member F2-like — protein: MNVDGHVYTGLPLKQTEGSVPGKRCGSCMANLGLQNHKLKDVFTWHLLKTIAMGQALSLMICGTAVSCQYLAEAGVETPMFQSFLNYALLFITYTSYLCCRKGDDNIYQILKTKWWKYLLMGLTDVQANYVVVKAYQYTTLTSIQLLDCFVIPVLMVLSWFLLKTRYRPVHFVAVSVCLVGVGAMVGADLIAGRDQGSTTNVLLGDGLVLLSAALYALSNVGQEYTVKNHSRVEFLGMMGLFGTIISGIQLVVLETSAVGAIKWDTNIMVLFVGYALCMYGLYSVMPTVVRLTSATVVNLSLLTADLFSLFCGLFLFHYTFSGLYILSFVVITLGFIMFNAVPTYTLIPHADSREAGLDEPVAALTEQSHDATSKCLLPLAEKDSESTVASAAILPPV